A window from Methanomassiliicoccus sp. encodes these proteins:
- a CDS encoding 4Fe-4S dicluster domain-containing protein: protein MAADVEVPRPVIIEDECKGCGRCIAACPKKVLRKAQHVNRRGFVPVEYAGEGCTGCAICFYNCPEIYAIEVHTADKGERR, encoded by the coding sequence ATGGCCGCCGACGTCGAGGTCCCCAGACCGGTCATCATCGAGGACGAATGTAAGGGGTGTGGACGCTGCATCGCCGCCTGCCCCAAGAAGGTCCTCCGAAAGGCTCAGCACGTGAACCGCAGAGGCTTCGTGCCCGTCGAGTACGCGGGCGAGGGTTGCACCGGCTGTGCGATCTGCTTCTACAACTGTCCGGAGATCTACGCGATCGAGGTCCACACCGCGGACAAGGGGGAGCGGCGATGA
- a CDS encoding cupin domain-containing protein, which produces MSASEKLGNRLKTYRERLGLSVEDLAKNAGIDAALVNNIENGTVYPAIGVLVKLSRALGQRLGTFMDDQFIPDPLIVRAAGRKEATTPHHGAGPGNYHYYPLGKGKTDRHMEPMYIEIEPTSESSLSSHEGEEFIIVVSGEIELTYGKEMYRLKAGDSMYYNSVVPHDVRAAGNAKAAIYAVIYTPF; this is translated from the coding sequence ATGTCAGCTTCTGAAAAACTAGGAAACCGCCTCAAGACCTACCGCGAGCGCCTTGGACTCTCCGTTGAGGACCTGGCCAAGAACGCAGGGATCGACGCCGCCCTGGTAAACAACATCGAGAACGGGACCGTGTACCCGGCCATCGGCGTACTGGTCAAGCTGTCCCGGGCCCTGGGCCAGCGACTGGGAACGTTCATGGACGACCAGTTCATTCCCGATCCCCTCATCGTCCGCGCCGCGGGGAGGAAGGAAGCCACCACTCCCCACCACGGGGCGGGTCCAGGCAACTACCACTACTACCCGCTGGGCAAGGGAAAGACAGACCGCCACATGGAGCCCATGTACATCGAGATCGAACCGACCAGCGAAAGCTCACTGTCCTCTCACGAGGGGGAGGAGTTCATCATCGTGGTGAGCGGGGAGATCGAGCTCACCTACGGGAAGGAGATGTACCGGCTGAAGGCCGGAGACTCCATGTACTACAACTCGGTGGTGCCGCACGATGTCCGGGCGGCTGGGAACGCCAAGGCCGCCATCTACGCGGTCATCTATACTCCCTTCTGA
- a CDS encoding 2-oxoacid:acceptor oxidoreductase family protein: MIKRATGFYETFDRKDGSRTTTFCAGCGHGIVHKLIGEAMADLGLQDRTVFVSPVGCAAFCYYYFDCGNVAAPHGRASAVATGLSRVLPDKVVIAYQGDGDLGAIGFNNAFQAANRGDHFACFFINNSLYAMTGGQMAPTTLPGQKTTTSPFGRDVVKSGYPLRVCEIFAQLEAPVYIERVSVADTKRIMQAKRAVRKALEIQRDGKGYAFVEVLSPCPTNWRMDALKAADFVTQEMEKTFPLGCFRDRSAEESLKASEIEVKDLLTLVHGSEGGMDPRPDPAFKERHFKFSGFGGQGVLSLGLVVAEAAGKAGRYVSWFPSYGPEQRGGAASASVVMGGKEIGSPAVDAPDVLVAMNQPSLEKFLPTVAKGGSVLFEESIPLRPASPPGVTVRPFPAMQIAEEAGTPKAANTAFLGALAELDLLGVPEASVLAALDDSFAEKPALVERNRKVYAAARAWAREHLA; this comes from the coding sequence ATGATCAAGCGAGCAACGGGATTCTACGAGACCTTCGACCGCAAGGACGGCAGCCGGACCACGACGTTCTGCGCCGGCTGCGGACACGGCATCGTCCACAAGCTCATCGGGGAGGCCATGGCCGACCTCGGGCTGCAGGACCGCACGGTGTTCGTGTCCCCGGTGGGGTGCGCGGCGTTCTGCTACTATTACTTCGACTGCGGCAACGTGGCCGCGCCGCACGGGCGGGCCTCGGCGGTCGCCACCGGACTTTCGCGGGTGCTTCCGGACAAGGTCGTCATCGCCTACCAGGGTGACGGCGACCTCGGTGCCATCGGGTTCAACAACGCCTTCCAGGCAGCGAACCGCGGAGATCATTTCGCCTGCTTCTTCATCAACAACTCACTGTACGCCATGACCGGCGGGCAGATGGCCCCCACCACTCTGCCCGGACAGAAGACCACCACCTCGCCGTTCGGCCGGGACGTGGTGAAGAGCGGGTATCCTCTGCGGGTGTGCGAGATCTTTGCCCAGCTCGAGGCTCCGGTGTACATCGAGAGAGTGTCGGTGGCGGACACCAAGCGTATCATGCAGGCCAAGAGGGCGGTCCGCAAGGCCCTGGAAATTCAGCGGGACGGCAAGGGGTACGCGTTCGTCGAGGTCCTGTCTCCCTGCCCCACCAATTGGAGGATGGATGCCCTCAAGGCAGCGGACTTCGTGACCCAGGAGATGGAAAAGACCTTTCCCCTGGGCTGCTTCCGCGACCGCAGCGCGGAAGAATCGTTGAAAGCGTCGGAGATAGAGGTCAAGGACCTCCTCACCCTGGTTCACGGCTCCGAGGGGGGCATGGATCCCAGACCCGATCCCGCCTTCAAGGAGCGCCACTTCAAGTTCTCTGGGTTCGGCGGGCAGGGCGTGCTCAGCCTCGGCCTCGTGGTCGCCGAGGCGGCGGGGAAGGCTGGACGATATGTCTCTTGGTTCCCCAGCTACGGGCCGGAGCAGAGGGGCGGCGCAGCCTCCGCCTCGGTGGTGATGGGGGGCAAAGAGATCGGGTCGCCGGCGGTGGACGCCCCCGACGTCCTGGTGGCGATGAACCAGCCGTCCCTGGAGAAGTTCCTGCCCACGGTGGCCAAGGGTGGCTCGGTGCTGTTCGAGGAGTCGATCCCCCTCCGGCCAGCATCACCTCCCGGGGTCACGGTCAGGCCCTTCCCGGCCATGCAGATCGCCGAGGAGGCGGGCACGCCGAAGGCGGCGAACACCGCGTTCCTGGGGGCGCTAGCGGAGCTCGACCTCCTGGGAGTGCCGGAGGCCTCCGTCCTCGCGGCACTGGACGACAGCTTTGCCGAAAAGCCCGCGCTGGTGGAGCGCAACCGCAAGGTGTATGCGGCTGCCAGGGCCTGGGCCAGGGAGCACCTAGCCTAG
- the vorB gene encoding 3-methyl-2-oxobutanoate dehydrogenase subunit VorB has product MRKFVKGNEAVVIGALYAGCDVYFGYPITPASEIAHGAAELFPQMGKEFLQAECETGSINMIYGAASAGKLAMTASSGPGISLMQEGISYLAGAQLPAVIINVMRTGPGLGNIGPEQGDYNQAVKGGGHGNYKCLVLAPGSVQEMCDLTTKAFGLAFKYRSPVIVLADAVLGQMMESLQLPNAIVESPDASAWAVRGDPETRNNLITSIYLEPDRHEVHNQILQEKYERMKAEAASESYRTEDADIILTGYGSSARIARTAVDRLRADGVKAGLFRPITLSPFPTRQMNKAVQDRKVLVVEMSNGQYRDDVLLHLDRCSRSDIRLVNRMGGNMVKVEDVLIAARSMMEAKR; this is encoded by the coding sequence ATGAGAAAGTTCGTAAAGGGCAACGAGGCGGTGGTCATCGGGGCACTGTATGCCGGCTGCGACGTCTACTTCGGATACCCTATAACCCCGGCGAGCGAGATCGCCCACGGGGCGGCGGAGCTCTTTCCCCAGATGGGCAAGGAGTTTCTGCAGGCGGAGTGCGAGACGGGGTCCATCAACATGATCTACGGGGCGGCCAGCGCCGGGAAGCTGGCGATGACCGCGTCCTCCGGGCCGGGGATCAGCCTGATGCAGGAGGGCATCTCCTACCTGGCGGGGGCCCAGCTCCCGGCGGTCATCATTAATGTCATGCGCACGGGGCCAGGACTGGGCAATATCGGCCCGGAGCAGGGCGATTACAACCAAGCGGTCAAGGGGGGCGGGCATGGTAACTATAAGTGCCTTGTCCTCGCCCCCGGATCGGTACAGGAGATGTGCGACCTTACAACCAAGGCCTTTGGCCTGGCGTTCAAGTACCGCAGCCCGGTGATCGTGCTCGCTGACGCCGTGCTCGGCCAGATGATGGAGTCTCTCCAGCTGCCGAACGCGATCGTCGAGTCCCCGGACGCTTCCGCCTGGGCGGTGCGGGGGGACCCGGAAACGAGGAACAACCTCATTACCTCCATCTACCTTGAGCCGGACCGCCACGAGGTTCACAACCAGATCCTCCAGGAGAAGTACGAGCGCATGAAGGCCGAGGCCGCCTCAGAGAGCTACCGCACCGAGGATGCGGACATCATCCTGACCGGCTACGGCTCCTCGGCCCGCATCGCTCGCACCGCCGTGGACCGGCTCCGTGCCGATGGCGTGAAGGCAGGCCTCTTCCGTCCGATCACCCTCTCGCCCTTCCCCACCCGGCAGATGAATAAGGCGGTCCAGGACCGCAAGGTGCTGGTGGTGGAGATGAGCAACGGGCAGTATCGCGATGACGTGCTCCTGCACCTTGACCGGTGCAGTAGGTCGGACATCCGCCTGGTCAACCGCATGGGTGGGAACATGGTCAAGGTGGAGGACGTGCTCATCGCTGCCCGCAGCATGATGGAGGCGAAACGATGA
- a CDS encoding flavin reductase family protein, with amino-acid sequence MTKTARGKGMPPVALPICLLGANVGGRPNYCTIAWFTMMDDEPPTIGLVTGKDRKTKDGIIENRTFSVSLPSADMAVPVDYVGITSGREQDKSRVFRSFYGKLKTAPMVEECPLTMECELKRIVDLEGTDLIIGEIVEVYADDGVYHGQEPDPIVLDPLMYLSSAAAYHRLGARVADAFKVGKTYLKEKS; translated from the coding sequence ATGACCAAGACCGCTCGCGGGAAGGGGATGCCCCCCGTCGCTCTGCCCATCTGCCTGTTGGGAGCTAACGTCGGTGGACGACCGAACTACTGTACTATCGCTTGGTTCACCATGATGGACGATGAGCCGCCGACCATCGGGCTGGTGACTGGCAAGGACCGGAAAACGAAGGACGGCATAATCGAGAACCGTACCTTCAGCGTCAGCCTGCCCAGCGCAGACATGGCCGTTCCGGTGGACTACGTCGGCATCACCTCCGGCAGGGAGCAGGACAAATCGAGAGTGTTCCGCTCGTTCTACGGGAAGCTGAAGACCGCTCCGATGGTGGAGGAATGCCCCTTGACGATGGAGTGCGAGCTGAAGCGGATAGTCGACCTGGAGGGAACGGACCTGATCATCGGCGAGATCGTCGAGGTCTACGCCGACGATGGAGTGTACCACGGCCAGGAACCGGACCCCATAGTCCTGGATCCCCTGATGTACCTGTCATCGGCCGCCGCCTATCACCGGCTGGGGGCAAGGGTGGCGGACGCGTTCAAGGTCGGGAAAACGTACTTGAAGGAAAAGTCATAG